The Methylocella tundrae genome contains the following window.
ATCACGAGCGGCGTTGAAAAACTGAGAGCGGACGCGGCCAAGCTGCCGGCGCCCTTCGCCGCCATGATGGACGACACGGGCGCCGGCATCCTCCGGGAGATTACAGATTCGAACGTCGCGCGGACCGTCTCGAAACTGCGCGAGCAAGTCACCTTCACCTGCCAGGAAAAAATCGGAACGCGCTATCCCTTCGCAAAGAACGCGGATCGCGACGTTGATCTTGACGATTTCGCCCGCGTGTTCGGGCCAAAGGGCCTCATCGATCAGTTCGTCAGCTCCTATATTCTCGCCTCCGCCGACACCTCGGGACCACAATGGAAGTGGCGCGAGGGCAGCGCCCTCGCCAGTCAGCTGACGCCGACGGCGTTGGCCGACTTTGAGCTCGCCGCCGACATCAAAGCCGCATTTTTTGGCTCCGATCCGGCAGGTCCGCGCTTTTCCTTCACCGTCACGCCGCCGCCGGTGAAAGACGCGCGCATGGAGATTGACGCGACAGTCATCAATGGGGGCGCTGGCCCGACGACGGTGCAATGGCCCGGCTCGACCGAAAATCATCGCACCCTGCTGGCGCTCCGCCCCGCCGGCGGCCGCGCGCCTATCCTGGTGCAGTCTGGCGTCTGGTCGATCTACCGCATGCTCGACGCCGCGCGCCTCAACAGCGATGCAACGGTCGCCACTTTCTCGCTTGCGGGCCGCGAGCTGACCTATCGCTTCAACGCCACGCCAGCGACGCCGGGCGCGGCCCTGAAGCCCTTGAACATCACGCAATTGCGCAATTTCCATTGTCCGGGCGGAGCCTGATCGCCATGCGCTGCGGCCTCTATGGAAAACTGCCCTGCAAGCGCGATTTCATTGCGATATCGACGCCGCGCGCTTTCCTGCGCGTCTGGGAGCCCTGGCTCGAGGCAGGCCTGAAGGAAGGACGCGAGCAGGGCGCGACCGGCGATTGGACAGCGATTTTCAATTCGGCGCCGATCTGGCGTTTCTGGCTCGGACCGGCGCTGTGCGGCGAGGCTTTCACGGGCGCCTTCATGCCATCCGTCGATGCGCTCGGCCGGATGTTTCCCTTGACGCTGGCCGGCGCGGCCTCGGGGACTGATGCGCTGGAGCCGCCCGATGTCGCCCCTCGCGACCAGTGGTTCGCGGAGGTTGAGGATCTGCTGCTTGACGCGCTCGATCCGGACGCCGCCTTCGAGACCCTTGTCGAAAGGCTCGCCGCGCTTGGCGCCGAGCGCGAGCAGCCGCATGAAAACGCGCTGGCCAGGCTGTTCGCCGCCATGCGGCGCGAGCAGCCGGCGCTCCCGGCCGAGACCGCGACATTCTGGTGGACGGTCGGAGGCGCCGACTGCCCGCCCCTGGCGCTGATGCGCGAGGCGATGCCGACGCCAGCGACGTTTGCCGACATGATGAGCCGGCGCCAAAGTCACCTCCAGGACGCCGAAAAAGAGAACCGTCCGCAAGCGATCGTACAATCGGGATGAGGCCCATGAAAGACATGTCGCGCAAGTTCGAAAGCGGGGCCGCCACGGACGTCGGCAAGGTGCGGCTCGAAAACGAGGACGCACACCTCGTGCTCCCCGAAAGCGGCATCTTCGCGGTCGCTGACGGCATGGGCGGCCATGAAGCCGGAAAACTGGCGAGCACCGTCGTCATCGACGCCTTGCGCAAGATCGCCGAGCCATCCTCCGTCGCCGAACTCTTGACCCGCTGCCGGGAGCGCCTCGCCCTCGCCAATGACCAGCTGCTCGAGATCGCCGACGAACGCGGCGGCATCGTCATCGGCGCGACGGTCGCGGCCGTTCTCGCCTGGGAGGGCTATTACGCCTGCGTCTGGTCGGGCGACAGCCGCATCTATCTGGTGCGCCAGGGCGCGATCCAGCAGATTTCACGCGATCACACCGAGGTCGCGGAGCTCGTCGCCGAGGGCGTCCTGACCGCGGAGGAGGCGCAGACCTGGCCGCGCCGCAACGTCATCACGCGAGCCGTCGGCGTCTATCATGAACTCGAACTCGACGTCGCCCAGGGCGTGCTTGAAAAGGACGACGTCTTCGTCATCTGCAGCGACGGATTGACGACCCATGTCAGCGACGCCGAAATCCTCGAAAGCGCCTGCCTCATCGCTCCCCAGGGCGCTTGCGACAGGCTGGTCGCGCTGACCATGGAGCGCGGCGCCATTGATAATGTGACGGTCGTCATCACACACTACGCGCCGCGTGGTTCGACGGTGGTCTTCGCGCAGGATCATGCGCCGCAAGCGCGTTGGATGCCGCGATGAATCAGGCCGCCACATTCGGATCGACGCGGCCGATCATTCCGGCCGGGACGCAGCTGAATGGCATTTATGAGATCGACGAGCCGATCGCCGCCGGCGGCATGGGCGAAATCTACAAGGGCCACGCGATCCAGACCGGCGACATCGTCGCGATCAAACTGATCCGCTCCGACCTCGCCGAAGCCGAGGCGGCCTTCGCGCTGTTTCGGAAGGAAGCCTCCGCGCTTCACAACCTCTATCATGAAGCGATCGTCCGCTATTATGTCTTCACGGTCGATCCCGTGCTGGAGCGGCCCTATCTCGCGATGGAATATGTCGACGGGCAATCGCTGTCGGCGATGTTGCGCGGGGGGCCGCTCGCCTTCGACGCGGTGCAAAGGCTGATGCAGCGTATCGCCGCCGGACTCGACGCCGCGCATGAACGCGGCATCGTGCATCGCGATGTCTCGCCGGACAACATCATCATCCCCGCGGGCGACATGGCGCGCGCGAAAATCATCGATTTCGGCATCGCCCGTTCGACCCGTCTCGAGGACGAAGGAACGGTGATCGGCAGCGGCTTCGCCGGCAAGTATAATTATGTTTCGCCCGAGCAGCTCGGCTTGTTCGGCGGCCACATCACGCCGAAATCCGATATCTACAGTCTTGGCCTCGTGCTCGCCGAAGCTTTGCGCAACGGCCCGATCGACATGGGCGGCAACCATGTCGACGTCATCGAAAAACGCCGCGTCGTGCCGGACCTCAGCGGCATCGACGAGCGCCTGCGTCCCCTGATCGAGCACATGCTGCAGCCAAACCCCGACGACCGGCCAGCCTCCATGGCGGAGGTGGCGGCATGGCGCGCGGACGCCAGCGGGGTCAAGCGGCCAGCGCGGCGCGCCTCTCAGGCGCAGGCGCCAAAGCCGGCGCGCGCCGGCGTCACCTTCAGCCGGCTGACTTTGACGCTGGCGGGCGCCGCCGCCGTCGGCCTCCTCGTGACCGCGCCGCTCGTCTATTCGGCTCTGCATCCGCCGCCATCCATCATCCCGCCGGCCCCGTTGCTGCAAAGCGAAAGCGCGTCGAACGTCCGCGAGCCGGCGCCCCCCCAGCGCTCCGCGCCAGCGCCCGCGGCGATCCCGGATACGGCGCCCGCCCGGCCGGGGCTCGCGCCGATGAATCTCGCAAGACTCGATCCCGAACAGCCGGCGATGCTGAAAACCGCGGCGCTAACCGAGGCGGAGCAGCGCGCCCGCCTGCAAGCCATCACCAAGATGATCAATCAATTTGATGGCGGAGACTGCGTCTTCGCGAGACCAATCGTGCTTGCCGACCAAAGTCCCGCGATCGAAGGATTCGGGCTTTCGACGGCGCCGTTTCGCAGCCTCGATCAAGCCTTCGAGCAAGCCAATGGATATGAGGCCGATATCGGCGTGCGGCAGGTGGCGGCGGCGCAATGCCCTGCGGTCACCTTCCTCGGTCAATTGCGCAACACGCCGGCAGCGCCTTTGAAAATCGAGCTCGCCGCCTCATCCCTTCGCGTCGGCCAGCCGTTGACGGGAACGATTTCAGGCGCCGACGGGCGCGAGGTCAGCGTCGTCACCGTCGCCGACGACGGCTCGGTGCGCGTCATTCCGACGACGCGCTCCCGCGACGACGCTCTGACTTTCAGCTCCCGCGCCAGCGCCGAGCTTGGCGACGGCAAGCTGCAGTTCGTCCTCGCCGTGGCCGCGCCGAAGATCCTGCCCGGTCTGCGTCCAGGCCAGGCGGGCACGGCGGGGAAATTGTTTCCGCAGATTCTGAACGAAGCCGAGCGAAACGGTCAAACGATCGCCGCGGCGGCGCAATCTTTCAAAGTCGATAAATGAAGCCTGAGAGGCGAACGGGAGGCTGAACGGAAGGGCGATCAAATTCGCGGCGAGGCGACTTTTCGGAAGCTGCGCTCGGCGACCGTACTGCTCAGTATTTTTGAATGATTTTAAACTACGCTGTAGCCGATATGTTTATCTAGTCTCACTCTAATCTTTGATTACGCATTGCAAATTCATGCGCAATGCGTTAGTTGTGGTCTACGCTGCACTTTGATGCACTGTTGCTCGGATTTTGGCATTCCCGATGATCGTATGCTCGTGCAATGTTTTGAGCGATTCCAATATAAGATCCGCCCTGGATCCGTCGAACGGCCATGTTTGTCCCCGGACGCCGGGCGCCGTTTACAAATGTTTGGGCTGCAGCCCCAATTGCGGACGATGCTTTGCGACGGTGCGAAAAATCATCAACGATACGCTTGCCGAGCATTCTCACGCGCAAGCCCATGAGGGCGGCTGCGCGGCGGCCTCCTCCCGCCACGCCCGGCCGGCCCCCGTTGTGATCTCCAATGTGGTGGATCTGTTTCCGGCGGCCTGAACCGCCGCGCCTCAAACAAGGGGCTTAAGCTCTCCGAGCAGCGTTGGAAGAAGTTCCGAGACCGTTGGATGAATATGCACGGCGCGTTGCAGAACCGTATAGGGCGCCTTGGCGTACATCACATCAAGAATACAGTGGATCGCCTCGTCTCCGCTGGTCCCGAGTATCGTCGCACCGAGAATTTCCCTGCTGTCGGCATCGACGAGTATTCTCATGAAGCCCGTCGTCTCGGCCTTCTCGACAGCGCGTCCAACCCGCGTCATGGGGCGCTCTCCGACGAGCACGCGCCTGCCTGAGGCGCGCGCCGCGCTTTCCGTGAGGCCGATCCGCGCCAAAGGGGGATCGACATAGAGCGCATAGGCCTCGATGCGGTCGCTGATCCGGCGCGGATCTCCATCGAGCATATTCGCCGCGGCGATCTCGAAATCATGATAGGCCGTGTGGGTAAAGGCGCCCTTGCCATTGCACTCGCCGAGCGCCCAAACGCCCGGAACAGCGGTGCGCAGCTGATCGTCGACGACAATGTGGCCGCGCTCATCGATTTCGACGCCCGCTCTGTCAAGCCCGAGGTCGTCGGTGTTGGGGCGCCGGCCCACCGCCAGCAAAACATGCGAGCAGGAGATTTCCGGCGCGCCCGATCGGCAGTCGACGCCGACGCCGATGACATCGCCTTCGGATCTGAAACTGACGCATTCCGCGTCGAGCCGGATCTCGACGCCCTCCTTTTCGAGCATGTCCCTGACGGCCGCCGACACATCATCATCCTCGCGCCCGATGAGACGCGGCCGCATCTCGACAACGGTCACGTCAGCGCCGAAGCGGCGGTACATTTGCGCGAATTCGAGCCCGATATAGCTGCCGCCGATGATGCAGAGACGCTTCGGCAAAGCGTCGAGCTGCAAGACGGAGGAATTGGTCAAATAATTGATCCGGTCGATCCCCGGCATGTGCGGAATGATCGCGCGGGCGCCGACATTGATGAAGATGCGGTCGGCTTCCAAAAGGTCATCGCCGACCCGGACCTCCCGCGTCGACTCAAAGCGAGCGTGGCCCTGGTAGACTACGCAATTCGCCATGCCTCTCAACCAGGATTCGACGCCGGCGCGGGCCTTGCCGGAAACGGTGTCGGCGCGCGCCTTCACCGCCTTCATGTCGACGCCGACGCCGCCGCTGATCATGACGCCGAAATCGGCCGCCCGCCGCGCCATATGCGCCGCATAGGCGCTGGCGACGAGAGTTTTTGTGGGCATACAGCCGGTATTGACGCAGGTGCCGCCGAAAAACTTACGCTCGACAAGCGCGACTTTCAGTCCCGCCTTTGTGAGACGCCCGGCGAGCGGCGGCCCGGCCTGGCCAGCGCCAATGATGATCGCGTCGAAACGGGAGCTCACGCGAGCCTCGCGGCGACGATCGCGGCCGCTGCGGGGATAAAAAGGGACATCGGCTTCTCCTCCCATCTGGCAGCGGCTCATCGCCCGTCCAGCGCGTCGTCAGGCGCGTCTATCGCCACAATACTATCCCGACGCGCATGACATCAAGCTTGAGCCGGTCGCGCCGTCACCCGGCGAAACAAAACTTGCGCCGCGGCCGCCGCTGGTATTCTTCGGCGAAAGGCGCATCACGGGAAGGCGCGACAAGGAGAGAGCGGTTGCGGAAAATTCTGATCATCGGAATTGGCGCGGGCGACCCGGACTACATGACTGTTCAGGCGATCAATGCGCTGAACCGCGCCGACGTCTTCTTCATTCCCGACAAGGGCGATGAAAAAGCCGGCCTCAGAAACCAGCGCCTCGCCATCTGCGAGCGTTATATCAAGGCGAAGGCGCCTCGCTTCGTGACGTTTCGAACGCCGGAGCGCGCGAGGGATTTTACCGACTATAAAGCCAATGTCGCGGACTGGCATGCGGCGATCGGAAAAAGCTATAAACGCATGTTCGCCGAGGAGCTCGGCGAAGACCAATGCGGCGCCTTCCTCGTCTGGGGCGATCCGGCGCTCTATGACAGCACCTTGCGCATCGTCGAGAACCTTCTGGCGAGCGGGGCAATCGCTTTCGATTACGAGATCATCCCCGGCATCAGCAGCATCCAGGCGCTGGCGGCAAAGCACAAGATCTCCTTGAACCGCATCGGCGAATCCGTCCTCGTCACCACAGGCCGCAAACTGGCGGAGAACTTTCCGTCCGACGCGGACAGCGTCGTCGTGCTGCTCGACGGCGACCAGACGTTTGCGTCCATCAATGACGAGGACATGGAGATCTATTGGGGCGCCAATATAGGCGCGCCTGAAGAGCTGCTGGCCTCCGGCAAACTCGCCGACGTGAAGGACGAGATCAAGGCCCTGCGCGAGCGTTTGAAACGCGAGAACGGCTGGGTGATGGACGCCTATCTCCTGCGCAAGGCGAAAGACGGATGAAACGAGAAGCATCCGTCTCATAGAAGCTCCTTCGCCGCCTCCTCCGCTTCGATCTCACCAGCGGTTTCGGCCACCGCAAGACACGGGCAGACGAAGAGAAAGCCGCGCCAGGCCCCATGCGCCGTCCGCGCCGCGACGATCACCCAGAGCGCGGCGAGGCCAAAGGTCAAGCCGCCGCCGATCGCGGAGAAGATGGCCAGATGCGTGACATTCGCCAGCGCGAGCGTCGCCAGCGCATAGACGCCGAGCGGAAACGTAAAGCCCCACCAACCCATGTTGAACGGCATGCCGCGGAGGAGATACGAAGCCGTCTTCAAAAGCGCGAGCATGAGCCACCAGGCGCCATAGCCCCACAGCATAACGCCGCCGAGAACGCCGACCCCGAAGGCGACGTCTCCGACGCCGGAAAGGCCGGAGGCTGCGAAAATATGCGGCGCGTCGGCGCCGAGCAGCAGGAGGCCGAGAGCGCCGGTGCCGATCGGCCCCAGCGCCAGCCAGCCGGAGGCCGCCATCTCCCGCTCCGGCAATTTGTGCAAGGCAAGCCGCAGCAGCAAAATCACGAGAAGGCTCATCGCCAGCGGCACGGAAAAAGCCCAGAGCGCATAGCTCGCAATAACGACGCCGAAGGCCTCGGACGGCGCGAGATGGGGGGCCAGCAAAGCGCCGCTCGCGGCGGCGACCTCGGCCGCGACCACGGGCAGGAGCCAGACCGCCGTCATCTTCGCGATGCTGTGATCCTGCCGCGTGAACATCAGGAACGGAATGAGGATGCCGCAGGCGAGCGACAGGGCGACATCCGCCCGCCACAGCGCCGCGGCGATGGCGACCGCCCTCTCGCCCCAGAGCGGAACGCCGAACACGAGAAAGCCATTGACGATCGTCGCAAGTCCCATCGGAATCGCGCCAAAGAACATCGAGGCGACCGGATGCCCGAAGATGCGCCGCGCGCCGTCGAAGAAGAAAACCCACCGCGCCGTGTAGAGAAGGCTGAACAGAACGAAAAGGGCGATGTTGAACATCCACAGCGCCCTCGCGGTCTCATGAAGCCCCGGAATGGCGAACGGAAACTGATTCAGCGCCAGCGCCAGCACGCCGGAGCCCATGGTGGCGGCGAACCAGTTGGGCGTGAACTGCCGCACCATCTCCCGCAGGCGGGAGCGTTGCAATTTTCGGCTTCGCCCCGACGGGAGCGATCGCGCCGCGACCGCGTTCGGGAACTTCAAAATGTCGATTTGCGTCATGATCCGGCTCCGCGTCAGTGTGTGGCGCGATAGTTAGCGCGGAGCGATCAATCATGATAATATATTGATTTTATCATTATAATCTATATTTGTGATTGTTCTTGCAGTCGAGGATCGCCATGACACTGGAACAACTTCGCATTTTCGTCGCCGTCGCGGAGCGCCAGCACATGACGCAAGCGGCGCGCGATCTCAATCTGGCGCAGTCGGCGGCTTCCAGCGCCATCGCCGCGCTCGAGGCGCGCCACGACGCCAAACTCTTCAATCGCGTCGGGCGCCGGATCGAGCTGACCGAAGCCGGCCGGATTTTCCTTGACGAGGCGCGTTCGGTGCTGGCGCAAGCCGAGTCGGCGGAACGCGCCTTACGTGAAATCAACGGCTTGCGGCGTGGCGCGCTCACCGTGCAGGCGAGCCAGACCATCGCCAGCTATTGGCTGCCCCGCCACCTTGTCGCTTTTCACGGCGCCTATCCGCTGATGGAGATCAAGCTTACGATCGGCAATACGGCGCAGGTCGCCGCCGCCGTCGAGCAGGGCGCGGTTGAAATCGGATTTGTCGAGGGCGCCATTGAGAACGAGCATCTCGCCGCGGCGCCCGTCGCGCGCGATCAACTGGCCCTGGTCGTCGGCCCGGAGCATCCGTGGGCCGAACGGTCCGGGCTCGACGCATCCGAACTGATCCGCGGCGACTGGGTGTTGCGCGAAAAGGGTTCCGGCACGCGATCCGTCTTCGAGGCGGCGCTGATGCAGCTTGGCGTTGATGCGCGTGCGCTTCGCGTCGTCATGGAGATGCCCTCCAACGAGGCCGTCCGGGCGGTGGTCGAGGCGGGCCTTGGCGCGACCGCGCTCTCAGCGTCGGTCGCCGCGCCCAGTCTCGAAGCCGGCTTGCTGCGTCAGGCGCCGCTTGATCTGCCCGACCGCGCATTTTACGCATTGAGCCATCGCGAGCGGAGCCAGAGCCGCGCGGCGAAGGCTCTGCTCGCCATCATCGGGCAATCCGCGCCGCCTGCGGAAACCGTCAAGGGATCCCCCGGGAACAAGCGCTAAAAAGGTGACGCGCCGGATCGATTTCCCTATAAGCTGCGGGTTCGCAGAATTTCAAACGCCTGGACCAAACCAATGCCCCCATATCGCTCTCGCACGACAACGCATGGACGCAACATGGCTGGCGCGCGGGGACTCTGGCGCGCGACGGGAATGAAGGACAGCGATTTCGGCAAGCCGATCATCGCCGTCGTCAATTCCTTCACGCAATTCGTGCCGGGTCATGTCCATCTGAAGGACCTCGGCCAGCTGGTCGCGCGCGAGATCGAGGCGGCGGGCGGCGTCGCCAAGGAATTCAACACGATCGCAGTCGATGACGGCATCGCGATGGGCCATGACGGGATGCTCTATAGTCTGCCGTCGCGGGAAATCATCGCGGATTCGGTCGAATATATGGTCAACGCCCATTGCGCCGACGCGATGGTGTGCATTTCCAACTGCGACAAGATCACCCCCGGCATGCTGATGGCCTCGCTGCGCCTCAACATTCCCGTGGTTTTCGTCTCGGGCGGCCCCATGGAGGCGGGGAAGGTCCTGCTCGGCGGCAAAACGAAAGCGCTCGACCTCATCGACGCCATGGTCGCCGCCGCGGACGACAAAGTCTCCGCCGAGGATGTCGCCGCCATAGAGCGCTCCGCCTGCCCTACCTGCGGCTCGTGCTCCGGCATGTTCACCGCCAATTCGATGAATTGCCTGACCGAGGCGCTCGGCCTCTCGCTGCCGGGCAATGGCTCGGTGCTGGCGACGCACGCCGACCGCAGGCGGCTTTTCGTCGAGGCCGGCCATCTCATCGTCGATCTGGCGCGGCGCTATTATGAAGAGGATGACGCGACCGTCCTGCCGCGGTCGATCGCGAGCTTTGAAGCGTTCGAGAACGCCATGACGCTCGACATTGCGATGGGCGGCTCCACCAATACAGTGCTGCATCTGCTCGCCGCCGCGCATGAGGGCCAGATCGACTTCACGATGCAGGACATCGACCGGCTGTCGCGGCGCGTGCCGGTTCTGTGCAAGGTCGCCCCTTCCGTCCCCGACGTTCATCTCGAAGACGTGCATCGGGCCGGCGGCGTCATGGCCATTCTCGGCGAATTGGAGCGGGCCGGCCTCGTTCATGCCGATGTCCCGGTCGTTCACGCGTTGAGCCTTAAGGACGCGCTGGAGCGCTGGGACGTGCGGCGCACCTCCAGCGAAACGGTGGCGGAATTTTATCGCGCGGCGCCCGGCGGCGTGCCGACGCAGACCGCCTTCAGCCAGAGCGCGCGCTGGGCTGAGACTGATCTCGATCGCAAGGCCGGCGTCATCCGCGACGCCGAACACGCCTATTCCAGGGATGGCGGCCTCGCCGTTCTCTACGGCAATCTCGCCGAGGATGGCGCCATCGTGAAGACAGCGGGCGTCGACGCTTTGAACCTTGTCTTCGCCGGACCGGCGCGGGTTTTCGAAAGTCAGGACTCAGCTGTCGAAGGCATCCTCGGCAATGGCGTCAAGGCCGGCGACGTCGTGGTCATCCGTTATGAGGGCCCGCGCGGCGGACCCGGCATGCAGGAGATGCTCTATCCGACGAGCTATCTGAAGTCGAAGGGCCTCGGCAAGGCTTGCGCGCTCATCACGGACGGACGTTTTTCCGGCGGCACTTCGGGACTTTCGATCGGCCATGTCTCGCCGGAAGCGGCGGAGGGCGGCGCCATTGGGCTCGTCGAGGATGGCGACAGGATCGAGATCGACATCCCGAACCGGCGCATTCATCTTGCCGTATCGGACGAAGAGCTCGCCCATCGCCGGGCGGCGATGCAGGAAAAGGGCAAAGCCGGCTGGAAACCGGCGCACCGCACGCGAAAGGTCTCGACGGCGCTCAAAGCCTATGCCGCTTTTACGACCAGCGCCGCGCGCGGCGCCGTGCGCGATGTGGAGCAGCTGGAGCGCTGAAAGCAGATAGAAACAGACAGGGGAAGCATTGCGATGGCTGATCATCTTGCCGACGTCACGAAATACGCCAAAAAAGCGGTGAATGAAGCGGCTCTCGCTGGCCTTGAAAAGACCTATCGGCTGGTGTTGAGCCAGGCCGACTCGCGTTTTGTCGCCTGTTCCGATCCGGCCGAGCGCGACACGGTGCGGGAAAACTTCCTCAAAAAGAAATTGGGGCTGACCGGCGGCGACCTCGACGGCGCCATCAAGGCCGTTTGCGAGGCGATGAAGGACGAGCACAATAAATCACGCCTGACCTTCTACTATCTGCTGGCGGAACATTTCGACAGGCTCGACGCATTTTCCGCGTAGCGGTTCTTATGCGCCCACGCTAACGCCATCGGTTGTTGCCGACGGGACGCGGGGCGCTGGCGGCCACTGGCCGCGCGCC
Protein-coding sequences here:
- a CDS encoding PP2C family protein-serine/threonine phosphatase, with protein sequence MKDMSRKFESGAATDVGKVRLENEDAHLVLPESGIFAVADGMGGHEAGKLASTVVIDALRKIAEPSSVAELLTRCRERLALANDQLLEIADERGGIVIGATVAAVLAWEGYYACVWSGDSRIYLVRQGAIQQISRDHTEVAELVAEGVLTAEEAQTWPRRNVITRAVGVYHELELDVAQGVLEKDDVFVICSDGLTTHVSDAEILESACLIAPQGACDRLVALTMERGAIDNVTVVITHYAPRGSTVVFAQDHAPQARWMPR
- the ilvD gene encoding dihydroxy-acid dehydratase, whose translation is MPPYRSRTTTHGRNMAGARGLWRATGMKDSDFGKPIIAVVNSFTQFVPGHVHLKDLGQLVAREIEAAGGVAKEFNTIAVDDGIAMGHDGMLYSLPSREIIADSVEYMVNAHCADAMVCISNCDKITPGMLMASLRLNIPVVFVSGGPMEAGKVLLGGKTKALDLIDAMVAAADDKVSAEDVAAIERSACPTCGSCSGMFTANSMNCLTEALGLSLPGNGSVLATHADRRRLFVEAGHLIVDLARRYYEEDDATVLPRSIASFEAFENAMTLDIAMGGSTNTVLHLLAAAHEGQIDFTMQDIDRLSRRVPVLCKVAPSVPDVHLEDVHRAGGVMAILGELERAGLVHADVPVVHALSLKDALERWDVRRTSSETVAEFYRAAPGGVPTQTAFSQSARWAETDLDRKAGVIRDAEHAYSRDGGLAVLYGNLAEDGAIVKTAGVDALNLVFAGPARVFESQDSAVEGILGNGVKAGDVVVIRYEGPRGGPGMQEMLYPTSYLKSKGLGKACALITDGRFSGGTSGLSIGHVSPEAAEGGAIGLVEDGDRIEIDIPNRRIHLAVSDEELAHRRAAMQEKGKAGWKPAHRTRKVSTALKAYAAFTTSAARGAVRDVEQLER
- a CDS encoding FAD-containing oxidoreductase — translated: MSSRFDAIIIGAGQAGPPLAGRLTKAGLKVALVERKFFGGTCVNTGCMPTKTLVASAYAAHMARRAADFGVMISGGVGVDMKAVKARADTVSGKARAGVESWLRGMANCVVYQGHARFESTREVRVGDDLLEADRIFINVGARAIIPHMPGIDRINYLTNSSVLQLDALPKRLCIIGGSYIGLEFAQMYRRFGADVTVVEMRPRLIGREDDDVSAAVRDMLEKEGVEIRLDAECVSFRSEGDVIGVGVDCRSGAPEISCSHVLLAVGRRPNTDDLGLDRAGVEIDERGHIVVDDQLRTAVPGVWALGECNGKGAFTHTAYHDFEIAAANMLDGDPRRISDRIEAYALYVDPPLARIGLTESAARASGRRVLVGERPMTRVGRAVEKAETTGFMRILVDADSREILGATILGTSGDEAIHCILDVMYAKAPYTVLQRAVHIHPTVSELLPTLLGELKPLV
- a CDS encoding DUF2853 family protein translates to MADHLADVTKYAKKAVNEAALAGLEKTYRLVLSQADSRFVACSDPAERDTVRENFLKKKLGLTGGDLDGAIKAVCEAMKDEHNKSRLTFYYLLAEHFDRLDAFSA
- a CDS encoding TDT family transporter — its product is MVRQFTPNWFAATMGSGVLALALNQFPFAIPGLHETARALWMFNIALFVLFSLLYTARWVFFFDGARRIFGHPVASMFFGAIPMGLATIVNGFLVFGVPLWGERAVAIAAALWRADVALSLACGILIPFLMFTRQDHSIAKMTAVWLLPVVAAEVAAASGALLAPHLAPSEAFGVVIASYALWAFSVPLAMSLLVILLLRLALHKLPEREMAASGWLALGPIGTGALGLLLLGADAPHIFAASGLSGVGDVAFGVGVLGGVMLWGYGAWWLMLALLKTASYLLRGMPFNMGWWGFTFPLGVYALATLALANVTHLAIFSAIGGGLTFGLAALWVIVAARTAHGAWRGFLFVCPCLAVAETAGEIEAEEAAKELL
- a CDS encoding serine/threonine-protein kinase — its product is MNQAATFGSTRPIIPAGTQLNGIYEIDEPIAAGGMGEIYKGHAIQTGDIVAIKLIRSDLAEAEAAFALFRKEASALHNLYHEAIVRYYVFTVDPVLERPYLAMEYVDGQSLSAMLRGGPLAFDAVQRLMQRIAAGLDAAHERGIVHRDVSPDNIIIPAGDMARAKIIDFGIARSTRLEDEGTVIGSGFAGKYNYVSPEQLGLFGGHITPKSDIYSLGLVLAEALRNGPIDMGGNHVDVIEKRRVVPDLSGIDERLRPLIEHMLQPNPDDRPASMAEVAAWRADASGVKRPARRASQAQAPKPARAGVTFSRLTLTLAGAAAVGLLVTAPLVYSALHPPPSIIPPAPLLQSESASNVREPAPPQRSAPAPAAIPDTAPARPGLAPMNLARLDPEQPAMLKTAALTEAEQRARLQAITKMINQFDGGDCVFARPIVLADQSPAIEGFGLSTAPFRSLDQAFEQANGYEADIGVRQVAAAQCPAVTFLGQLRNTPAAPLKIELAASSLRVGQPLTGTISGADGREVSVVTVADDGSVRVIPTTRSRDDALTFSSRASAELGDGKLQFVLAVAAPKILPGLRPGQAGTAGKLFPQILNEAERNGQTIAAAAQSFKVDK
- the tagF gene encoding type VI secretion system-associated protein TagF — its product is MRCGLYGKLPCKRDFIAISTPRAFLRVWEPWLEAGLKEGREQGATGDWTAIFNSAPIWRFWLGPALCGEAFTGAFMPSVDALGRMFPLTLAGAASGTDALEPPDVAPRDQWFAEVEDLLLDALDPDAAFETLVERLAALGAEREQPHENALARLFAAMRREQPALPAETATFWWTVGGADCPPLALMREAMPTPATFADMMSRRQSHLQDAEKENRPQAIVQSG
- the cobF gene encoding precorrin-6A synthase (deacetylating), with amino-acid sequence MRKILIIGIGAGDPDYMTVQAINALNRADVFFIPDKGDEKAGLRNQRLAICERYIKAKAPRFVTFRTPERARDFTDYKANVADWHAAIGKSYKRMFAEELGEDQCGAFLVWGDPALYDSTLRIVENLLASGAIAFDYEIIPGISSIQALAAKHKISLNRIGESVLVTTGRKLAENFPSDADSVVVLLDGDQTFASINDEDMEIYWGANIGAPEELLASGKLADVKDEIKALRERLKRENGWVMDAYLLRKAKDG
- a CDS encoding LysR substrate-binding domain-containing protein; its protein translation is MTLEQLRIFVAVAERQHMTQAARDLNLAQSAASSAIAALEARHDAKLFNRVGRRIELTEAGRIFLDEARSVLAQAESAERALREINGLRRGALTVQASQTIASYWLPRHLVAFHGAYPLMEIKLTIGNTAQVAAAVEQGAVEIGFVEGAIENEHLAAAPVARDQLALVVGPEHPWAERSGLDASELIRGDWVLREKGSGTRSVFEAALMQLGVDARALRVVMEMPSNEAVRAVVEAGLGATALSASVAAPSLEAGLLRQAPLDLPDRAFYALSHRERSQSRAAKALLAIIGQSAPPAETVKGSPGNKR